A region from the Vespula pensylvanica isolate Volc-1 chromosome 9, ASM1446617v1, whole genome shotgun sequence genome encodes:
- the LOC122631982 gene encoding protein unc-50 homolog — translation MKFSTSPPTSRCTSPVLVDVGSTLPTPVTYRHNCISAATKCYKYLRKLLKFEQMDFEFALWQMIFLFTAPQKVYRNFQSRKQTKSQFARDDPAFLVLLTCWLCISAVGIAVVLGLGFLQFIRLLLYMIFVDYIGVGLLVATIFWFVTNRYLRIDKSQDVEWGYAFDIHLNAFFPPLIILHILQLFIYNGLINSNVFGARFVGNTLWFISVIYYIYITFLGYTSVEILHKTHIIFSALPIMLLIYMVTLCSGINISRLVMDFYHYRVN, via the exons atgaaattttcaacttCTCCTCCTACAAGTCGTTGTACATCTCCAGTCTTAGTAGATGTAGGATCAACATTACCAACACCAGTTACATATAG GCATAATTGTATTAGCGCTGCaacaaaatgttataaatactTGAGAAAGCTATTAAAATTTGAGCAAATGGATTTTGAGTTTGCTTTATggcaaatgatttttttatttacagcGCCACAAAaagtttatagaaattttcaaagtagAAAAC aAACAAAGTCACAATTTGCAAGAGATGATCCAGcatttttagtattattaacATGTTGGCTTTGTATTTCGGCAGTTGGTATTGCTGTAGTTTTGGGATTAGGATTTCTTCAATTTATAAGACTTTTActttatatgatttttgttGATTACATTGGTGTTGGTTTATTAGTAGCCACTATTTTTTG GTTTGTAACTAATCGATATTTAAGAATTGATAAAAGTCAAGATGTTGAATGGGGATATGCATTTGACATTCACTTGAATGCTTTTTTTCCACCTTTAATAATACTTCATATTCtacaactttttatatataatg GCCTCATAAATTCAAATGTATTTGGCGCACGATTTGTTGGGAATACACTTTGGTTTATATCTGTTATATATTACATCTACATCACTTTTTTGGGCTATACAA GTGTTGAAATACTTCATAAGAcacacattattttttctgcTTTACCAATAAtgctattaatatatatggtCACATTATGTTCTGGGATCAATATCAGTCGTTTGGTTATGGATTTTTATCACTATagagttaattaa
- the LOC122631977 gene encoding 46 kDa FK506-binding nuclear protein-like, with protein sequence MFWGLIMEPKKRYSQTVEIPFHLSMATLDVTTGNDEIVQVIISYNDTNYILCNLKKDSLWQVALDLHFEKGNKITFTCSGESYVHLTGYLNHEFVLSDPEKGEENNFSQIINKQSKRKATHSPKVTLKAKRMKCEVESSDVELQSDDTDEDSEYVNESEEDEEEEEEVEEDDEEEEEEEEEGAEEEEEEDKNYEDDDDNDNEFRLNVESTDDFESKEETEEDDTEEKENKPMKRNKKSKQIQQRNKKQDEIICEEEDEQKKQSKKQQKKKLKEQSIQTKEIKKMKTIKIKDIKLGTGAVAKLGKLVSVYYVGRLKNGKKFDEKKQGNGFKFKLGKGQVIKGWDLGIVGMKVGGKRQITIPPSMAYGAKGFPPLIPGNSTLDFDIELRNVY encoded by the coding sequence ATGTTTTGGGGTTTAATAATGGAACCAAAGAAACGATATAGTCAAACCGTCGAAATACCATTTCACCTGTCTATGGCAACTTTGGATGTTACAACCGGCAATGATGAAATAGTACAAGTGATAATATCTTACAAtgatacaaattatatactGTGTAACCTAAAAAAAGACTCATTGTGGCAAGTAGCACTTGACTTGcattttgaaaaaggaaataaaataacttttacaTGTAGTGGTGAAAGTTACGTACACTTAACTGGGTATTTGAATCATGAATTCGTTTTAAGTGATccagaaaaaggagaagaaaataatttttcacaaataattaataaacaatcaaaaagaaaagcaacacATTCTCCTAAAGTGACTTTAAAAgcaaaacgaatgaaatgtgAAGTTGAATCTTCGGATGTTGAATTACAATCTGACGATACAGATGAAGATAGTGAATATGTAAATGAAAGtgaagaggatgaagaggaagaagaagaggtagaagaagatgatgaagaagaagaagaagaagaagaagaaggagcagaagaagaagaagaagaagataaaaattacgaagatgatgatgataatgataatgaatttCGTTTAAACGTGGAGTCTACTGATGATTttgaaagcaaagaagaaaccGAAGAGGATGAtaccgaagaaaaagaaaataaacctatgaaacgaaataagaaaagtaaacaaatccaacaacgaaataagaagcaagatgaaataatatgtgaagaggaagatgaacaaaagaaacaaagtaaaaaacaacaaaagaaaaaattaaaagaacaaagtattcaaacaaaagagataaagaaaatgaaaactataaaaataaaagatataaaattaggTACTGGTGCAGTTGCAAAATTAGGAAAATTAGTTTCAGTTTATTATGTAGGCAGATTAAAAAATGGTAAGAAATTTGATgagaaaaaacaaggaaatgGTTTTAAATTTAAACTTGGAAAAGGTCAGGTAATTAAAGGATGGGATTTAGGTATAGTAGGTATGAAAGTTGGCGGAAAGAGGCAAATTACAATACCTCCGTCTATGGCATATGGTGCTAAAGGTTTTCCTCCTCTTATTCCTGGAAATAGTACGCTTGATTTTGATATTGAACTGAGAAATGTTTATTAA
- the LOC122631978 gene encoding nucleoporin Nup43 — translation MSENVQGTFISQKISKIRWKREDFAEMKNFLTGSWDDPVNKITYWSLTTNEDEETYPTVTSEYSFLGDVTEIKFINSNFFVASSSLGSVRLLQIHENPFPQFKEHMAWEFIHNFKTLDYAPCTALSNFEQDIVSVGEDGRINLLTTTQQKPVRTIENADSCSIYCVDFLRHSEILTGNLRGHMKVWDLRNDQDTPATTFMLSEQIKTEAMSIAHHPTQRHIIVAGGGDGSLTVWDLRHHTYPISQLNAHAKAVSEIMFHPDRPENLFTCSTSGELWHWNNTQNSKLRLDSTDTHWLNTIGTNGNINVTSLCCVMHKPINSIDIDKTTLLFGCDNEAMYIIKNVAI, via the exons ATGAGCGAAAATGTCCAAGGAACGTTTATCTCTCAAAAGATATCAAAGATAAGATGGAAACGCGAAGATTTTGcagaaatgaaaaactttttaacCGGCAGCTGGGATGATCCG gtaaataaaattacatattggTCTCTTACAAcaaacgaagatgaagaaacgTATCCGACTGTTACCTCCGAGTATTCATTTCTTGGTGATGTTACAGAAATAAAG TTCATAAACAGTAACTTTTTTGTGGCATCGTCATCTTTAGGCTCTGTTAGATTATTACAAATTCATGAGAATCCATTTCCTCAATTTAAAGAACATATGGCGTGGgaatttatacataattttaa AACATTAGATTATGCTCCATGTACTGCTCTTTCTAACTTTGAGCAAGATATAGTTTCGGTGGGCGAAGACGGTCGAATTAATCTTCTGACAACTACACAACAGAAACCAGTTAGAACAATTG aGAATGCAGATAGCTGCTCTATCTATTGTGTTGATTTTTTACGACATAGTGAAATATTAACAGGCAATTTACGAGGACACATGAAAGTTTGGGATTTGAGAAATGATCAGGATACTCCTGCAACTACTTTTATGCTTTCAGAACAGATCAAA acCGAAGCCATGAGTATTGCACATCATCCTACACAAAGGCACATAATAGTTGCAGGTGGAGGTGATGGTAGTTTGACTGTATGGGATTTAAGACATCATACTTACCCTATATCGCAGCTTAATGCTCATGCAAAAGCAGTCAGTGAAATTATGTTCCATCCAGACAGAccagaaaatttgtttacctGTTCAACCAGTGGTGAATTGTGGCATTGGAATAATACACAGAATTCAAAACTTAGATTAG ATTCAACAGATACTCATTGGTTGAATACAATAGGAACGAATGgtaatattaatgttacatCGCTTTGTTGTGTTATGCATAAACCAATAAATAGTATTGACATTGATAAAACAACTTTACTATTTGGATGTGATAATGAAgctatgtatattattaaaaatgtagcCATATAA
- the LOC122631980 gene encoding uncharacterized protein LOC122631980, producing MPIMIKRSILFLYIFVLYSTIVSAIEPVSKNVEIESNVTEDNNIIETQYAVCKISTEELVANAHATVTKVLTGACNAKTVEARFQKLEKNLSDELQEIKILLRTLMEQRDISSKINDTIYRNNKQNVKFNYKIFYNNHNVSPRQNEINEFNYTIKTESLNKSSKFFTYYWEIRDFEEKLSKWDRTRFERSSTFYVGQPGYAMYLKIIPKYFPDGTVFISVGLTRGRYDSFVKWPFSYKIQLSILDQSLEEWQEDRPSRIWDPTALCTEYFWKRPISIGEMDNPECVGLSIPRNVILSRLPLVFRTGKSHSRYIWNDSILVKLVIYL from the exons ATGCCGATAATGATAAAacgttcgatattatttctgtATATTTTTGTGTTATATTCAACTATCGTTAGTGCAATCGAACCAGTTTCAAAAAATG TTGAAATCGAAAGCAATGTTACAgaggataataatattatcgaaacaCAATATGCAGTTTGTAAAATTTCGACGGAAGAATTAGTCGCAAATGCACATGCTACCGTAACGAAAGTTCTCACAGGAGCCTGCAATGCAA AAACAGTAGAAGCGAGATttcaaaaattagaaaagaatttatccGACGAGTTACAGGAGATTAAGATACTTCTTCGTACGTTAATGGAACAACGtgatatttcatcgaaaatcaatgatacgatttatcgaaataacaaacaaaatgttaaatttaattacaagaTTTTTTACAACAATCATAACGTTTCTCCAAGACAAAACGAGatcaatgaatttaattatacgatCAAAACGGAATCATTGAATA AATCCTCGAAATTTTTTACGTATTATTGGGAAATCAGAGATTTCGAGGAGAAACTTTCGAAATGGGATAGAACACGTTTCGAGCGTAGCTCAACTTTTTACGTGGGTCAACCTGGGTACGcgatgtatttaaaaattataccgAAATATTTTCCAGATGGTACGGTGTTTATAAGCGTTGGTTTAACGCGTGGTCGATacgattcgttcgttaaatGGCCATTCTCTTATAAAATCCAATTGTCG attttagATCAGTCATTAGAAGAATGGCAAGAGGATCGACCTTCTCGAATTTGGGATCCAACTGCACTTTGTACAGAATATTTTTGGAAACGGCCTATATCAATTGGTGAAATGGATAATCCAGAATGCGTTGGGTTAAGTATCCCAAGAAATGTTATACTCTCTAGATTACCTTTGGTTTTTCGTACTGGTAAAAGTCATTCTCGATATATTTGGAATGACAGTATATTAGTGAAACTcgttatctatttataa
- the LOC122631987 gene encoding uncharacterized protein LOC122631987: MKIIHYLLYIIPLIFLIKMGYVEGMQNKRDISNAFSMDKTYKMKRPFCNAFTGCGRKRSFHGISIHSPYFDSKKEIGIRLPIPIYRTLMNEASKEIRNTISRDTNDYELPEITQDFTVFPDRELALDEIN; this comes from the exons ATGAAG ataattcATTACCTTCTCTACATAATACCATTGATATTCTTAATAAAGATGGGATATGTAGAAGGAATGCAAAATAAG CGCGATATCTCGAACGCATTTTCGATggataaaacatataaaatgaaaagaccATTTTGCAATGCGTTTACTG GATGTGGAAGGAAAAGGAGTTTCCATGGAATTTCGATTCATTCTCCATACTTTGATTCcaagaaagaaattggaatTCGTCTTCCGATACCTATCTATAGAACTTTAATGAATGAGGCTTCCAAAGAAATTCGAAACACAATTTCTCGAGATACTAATGATTACGAACTCCCAGAGATAACACAGGACTTCACAGTTTTTCCCGATCGAGAATTGGCATTGGATGAAATTAATTGA